A window from Vulcanimicrobium alpinum encodes these proteins:
- a CDS encoding UDP-N-acetylglucosamine--N-acetylmuramyl-(pentapeptide) pyrophosphoryl-undecaprenol N-acetylglucosamine transferase: MTLRVAFTGGGTGGHIYPALAIDGALRAAFDDGYAAHFYGNRHGLEASLVTAMPLTFVPSAPLRRRFSLGTLRTIAANAAGVAVALAALTRFRPMMVIATGGYVCFPVVVAARVLRVARLLRCGIALLEINVTPGLTNRLLAPLVDEVWTTYAASRASFGRKTVVTGAPVRGALRAASDPRAARARLQLDPERTTIVVMGGSQGARSINEAVAALVTRRTLPDAWQVLHVSGERDHAYMQAEERELAAGNRVRLVSYLADPSDAYAAADVVVARAGASTLAELAATGTPAILIPYPHAADQHQAHNAALFAEAGAATVLSDAELDGDRLWWALRDVLEPDRTGAMAAAACALAPHDAAAAIVERVGIAGLRPLRLTRAQRDARVRENADANGGRP, translated from the coding sequence GTGACACTGCGCGTCGCGTTCACCGGCGGCGGGACCGGCGGCCACATCTATCCCGCGCTCGCGATCGACGGCGCGTTGCGCGCCGCGTTCGACGACGGTTATGCCGCGCATTTCTACGGCAACCGGCACGGGCTCGAAGCCTCGCTGGTGACGGCGATGCCGCTGACGTTCGTCCCAAGCGCACCGCTGCGGCGCCGCTTCTCGCTGGGAACGCTGCGGACGATCGCTGCGAACGCCGCCGGCGTCGCCGTCGCGCTCGCCGCGCTCACGCGCTTTCGCCCGATGATGGTGATCGCGACCGGCGGGTACGTCTGCTTTCCGGTCGTCGTCGCGGCGCGCGTTCTGCGCGTCGCACGCCTCCTGCGGTGCGGGATCGCACTGCTCGAGATCAACGTCACGCCGGGGCTGACGAACCGGCTGCTCGCGCCGCTGGTCGACGAAGTGTGGACGACGTACGCGGCGTCGCGCGCGTCGTTCGGGCGCAAGACGGTCGTCACCGGCGCGCCGGTTCGCGGCGCGCTGCGCGCCGCGAGCGATCCGCGCGCGGCGCGCGCGCGGCTGCAGCTCGATCCGGAGCGTACGACGATCGTCGTGATGGGCGGCAGTCAAGGTGCGCGGTCGATCAACGAAGCGGTGGCGGCGCTGGTGACGCGCCGCACCCTTCCGGATGCGTGGCAGGTTCTGCACGTCAGCGGTGAACGCGACCATGCATACATGCAAGCCGAAGAACGCGAGCTCGCCGCCGGAAACCGCGTGCGGCTTGTCTCGTATCTCGCCGACCCGAGCGACGCCTACGCCGCCGCCGACGTCGTCGTCGCGCGCGCGGGTGCGTCGACGCTCGCCGAACTCGCGGCGACCGGCACACCCGCGATTCTGATCCCGTACCCGCACGCCGCGGACCAGCATCAGGCGCACAACGCGGCGCTCTTCGCCGAGGCGGGAGCCGCGACGGTGCTCTCCGACGCGGAACTCGACGGCGATCGGCTGTGGTGGGCGCTGCGCGACGTCCTCGAACCGGATCGCACCGGCGCGATGGCCGCGGCGGCGTGCGCGCTCGCGCCCCACGACGCGGCGGCCGCGATCGTCGAACGCGTTGGCATCGCAGGCTTGCGCCCGCTCCGGCTCACGCGCGCGCAGCGCGACGCGCGGGTGCGCGAGAACGCCGACGCGAACGGGGGTCGGCCGTGA
- the murD gene encoding UDP-N-acetylmuramoyl-L-alanine--D-glutamate ligase, translating into MNVPSPSGRFDRSEHVLVIGLGRSGRAGVAVLRERVGSIAATDEAPRDALGDALAELAASGVPFVDPGALDALLPSLTVAVLSPGIPLNAPIVRRVQAAGVPVFSEVEVAYRICKAPIVAVTGTKGKSTTTALVGALFAAAGKTVHVGGNIGNALIGETAGAAPDDWVIAEVSSFQLESIRSFKPRISLITNITPDHLDRYFSMEEYAEAKFRIFANQGPGDTFVGNYDDEIVRAAPGEDGNRIKSRQLWFASEPHRSTSLYLRGGELIVYAPPTGDPRPIDVMRVDEIPLLGRHNVENAMGAILVALAAGLPLEAVREGVRGFRPLGHRLAPVADVDGVQYVDDSKATNPGAVIAAMRSFDRPIVLIAGGKAKGTEFAEMGKVVSSRAKAVVLIGEAADEIAAVVKRATVERAASMEEAVRRAHALAAPGDIVLLSPGCASFDMFRSAEHRGELFVEAVQALDHRVAGAR; encoded by the coding sequence ATGAACGTTCCCTCACCCAGCGGCCGCTTCGACCGCTCCGAACACGTCCTCGTCATCGGCCTGGGCCGCAGCGGACGCGCCGGCGTCGCGGTGCTGCGCGAGCGCGTCGGCTCGATCGCCGCGACCGACGAGGCGCCGCGCGACGCGCTCGGTGACGCGCTTGCGGAACTCGCCGCGAGCGGCGTCCCGTTCGTCGATCCCGGCGCGCTCGACGCGCTGCTCCCCTCGCTCACGGTGGCCGTCCTCTCGCCGGGGATCCCGCTCAACGCCCCGATCGTGCGGCGCGTGCAGGCCGCCGGCGTCCCGGTGTTCAGCGAAGTCGAAGTCGCGTACCGCATCTGCAAGGCGCCGATCGTCGCGGTCACCGGAACGAAGGGAAAATCGACCACGACGGCGCTCGTCGGCGCGCTCTTCGCCGCCGCCGGGAAGACCGTGCACGTCGGGGGCAACATCGGCAACGCGCTGATCGGCGAGACCGCCGGCGCGGCGCCCGACGACTGGGTGATCGCCGAAGTGAGCTCGTTTCAGCTCGAGTCGATCCGTTCGTTCAAGCCGCGGATCTCGCTGATCACGAACATCACTCCCGATCACCTCGACCGCTACTTTTCGATGGAGGAGTATGCGGAAGCGAAGTTCCGCATCTTCGCCAACCAAGGTCCGGGCGATACGTTCGTCGGCAACTACGACGACGAGATCGTGCGCGCCGCGCCGGGTGAAGACGGCAATCGCATCAAGAGCCGCCAGTTGTGGTTCGCGTCGGAGCCGCATCGCTCGACGAGCCTCTACCTGCGCGGCGGCGAGCTGATCGTATACGCGCCGCCGACCGGCGATCCGCGGCCGATCGACGTGATGCGCGTCGACGAGATCCCGCTGCTCGGCCGGCACAACGTCGAAAACGCGATGGGCGCGATCCTGGTCGCGCTCGCCGCGGGCCTCCCGCTCGAGGCCGTCCGCGAGGGCGTGCGGGGATTTCGGCCGCTCGGTCATCGCCTCGCACCCGTCGCCGACGTCGACGGCGTGCAGTACGTCGACGATTCGAAGGCGACGAATCCCGGCGCGGTGATCGCGGCGATGCGTTCGTTCGACCGGCCGATCGTGCTGATCGCCGGCGGCAAAGCGAAGGGGACCGAGTTCGCCGAGATGGGGAAGGTCGTCTCGTCGCGCGCGAAGGCGGTCGTGCTGATCGGCGAAGCCGCCGACGAGATCGCCGCCGTTGTGAAGCGCGCGACCGTCGAACGCGCCGCGTCGATGGAAGAGGCCGTGCGTCGCGCGCACGCGCTCGCCGCGCCCGGTGACATCGTGCTGCTCTCGCCGGGCTGCGCGTCGTTCGACATGTTCCGCTCCGCCGAGCATCGCGGCGAGTTGTTCGTCGAAGCGGTGCAGGCGCTCGACCATCGAGTCGCCGGTGCTCGGTAG
- a CDS encoding NAD(P)-dependent oxidoreductase translates to MASLGWIGFGEIGLPMALRLIGAGHEVVVWNRSAARLQPALDAGATAAASPADVAVRCEATFVCVTDGDAVEEIVFGERGIAEGASAGTLVVDHSTIHPDETRGFAEQLTEIGAGWVDAPVSGGPGGARAGTLASFLGGSDGDVARVMPWIAAYVAKATHLGPVGSGQIAKSCNQAVVASTIAIWAEIIGYARACGIDPETLVDAVEGGWADSPLRRDFATAMARGAERTDRRTLILKDLEIVSDMAGSVRAPVPLTGLVTSLFRMALARDPEIAGMTAIAGLYER, encoded by the coding sequence ATGGCGAGCTTGGGATGGATCGGATTCGGCGAGATCGGCCTGCCGATGGCGCTGCGGCTGATCGGCGCCGGTCACGAGGTGGTGGTGTGGAATCGCAGCGCGGCGCGGCTGCAGCCCGCGCTCGACGCCGGCGCGACCGCCGCCGCGTCGCCGGCCGACGTCGCGGTGCGCTGCGAGGCGACGTTCGTCTGCGTCACCGACGGCGACGCCGTCGAGGAGATCGTCTTCGGCGAACGCGGGATCGCGGAGGGCGCGAGCGCGGGGACGCTGGTCGTCGACCACTCGACGATCCATCCCGACGAGACGCGCGGTTTTGCCGAGCAACTGACGGAGATCGGAGCGGGGTGGGTCGACGCGCCGGTTTCGGGCGGTCCCGGCGGCGCGCGTGCGGGGACGCTGGCGTCGTTTCTCGGCGGCAGCGACGGTGACGTTGCGCGCGTGATGCCCTGGATCGCGGCGTACGTCGCGAAGGCGACGCACCTCGGCCCCGTCGGCAGCGGGCAGATCGCGAAATCGTGCAATCAGGCTGTGGTCGCGTCGACGATCGCGATCTGGGCCGAGATCATCGGCTACGCGCGCGCGTGCGGCATCGATCCCGAGACCCTCGTCGATGCGGTCGAAGGCGGCTGGGCCGACTCGCCGTTGCGCCGCGACTTCGCGACCGCGATGGCGCGCGGCGCGGAGCGCACCGACCGCCGCACCCTGATCTTGAAAGATCTGGAGATCGTCTCCGACATGGCGGGGAGCGTGCGCGCGCCGGTCCCGCTCACGGGGCTCGTCACGTCGCTGTTCCGGATGGCGCTCGCGCGCGATCCCGAGATCGCGGGGATGACCGCGATCGCGGGATTGTACGAGCGATGA
- the murC gene encoding UDP-N-acetylmuramate--L-alanine ligase: protein MTEGAYHLVGAGGIGMSAIARLLLARGARVSGSDVRRTPLIEELEAEGVRIAIGHRAENVGDAATVVVSSAIAKDNPEFVAAIERRLDIVTRGKLLAVLAEGRKLVAVAGTHGKTTTTAMLASVFEEAGYDPTVAVGGVRVDTGKNARAGSAWFVTEADESDGSFLHLNPTIAVVTNIENDHIGSDAEMASLIEQFGTFVNKVPPTGRAVIGTDNRSSAFVGRMARAPVTTFATRAAADLTVADIAYDNLGSRFSVLELGTPLGEIALNVPGEINVQNALGATAAARAAGIPFAPIAAALRGFHGVRRRFEIVGRGAFTVVDDYAHHPTAIEKTIAAARGVAQGAPIVVAFQPHRYTRTAYLRDAFTESLRGADRVVLAPIYAASEAPIPEISERSIGEPLAASGTPVSYVADVEELLDVIPHEAPDGALVLMLGAGSISGVAHRLGERVAAALAR from the coding sequence GTGACGGAGGGGGCGTATCATCTGGTCGGCGCCGGCGGGATCGGCATGAGCGCGATCGCGCGTCTGCTGCTCGCGCGGGGCGCTCGGGTCAGCGGATCGGACGTCCGCCGCACGCCGCTGATCGAGGAACTCGAGGCCGAAGGCGTCCGCATCGCGATCGGTCACCGCGCCGAGAACGTCGGCGATGCGGCGACGGTCGTCGTCTCGTCGGCGATCGCGAAGGACAACCCCGAGTTCGTCGCCGCGATCGAACGGCGGCTCGACATCGTCACCCGCGGGAAGCTGCTCGCAGTACTCGCCGAAGGCCGCAAGCTCGTCGCGGTCGCCGGCACGCACGGAAAGACGACGACGACCGCGATGCTCGCGTCGGTCTTCGAAGAGGCAGGCTACGATCCGACGGTCGCGGTCGGCGGCGTCCGCGTGGACACCGGCAAGAACGCGCGCGCGGGGAGCGCGTGGTTCGTCACCGAGGCCGACGAATCGGACGGCTCGTTCCTGCATCTCAATCCGACGATCGCGGTGGTGACGAACATCGAGAACGATCACATCGGCTCGGATGCCGAGATGGCGTCGCTGATCGAGCAGTTCGGGACCTTCGTCAACAAGGTGCCGCCGACGGGCCGCGCGGTGATCGGGACCGACAACCGTTCGAGCGCGTTCGTCGGGCGGATGGCGCGCGCGCCGGTGACGACGTTCGCGACGCGCGCCGCCGCCGACCTCACCGTCGCCGATATCGCGTACGACAACTTGGGCTCGCGGTTCAGCGTCCTCGAACTCGGGACGCCGCTCGGCGAGATCGCGCTCAACGTTCCGGGTGAGATCAACGTGCAGAACGCGCTCGGTGCGACCGCCGCAGCGCGCGCAGCCGGAATCCCCTTCGCCCCGATCGCCGCCGCGCTGCGCGGTTTTCACGGCGTGCGGCGGCGCTTCGAGATCGTCGGCCGCGGCGCGTTCACCGTCGTCGACGATTACGCGCATCACCCGACGGCGATCGAGAAGACGATCGCGGCGGCGCGCGGCGTCGCGCAGGGCGCGCCGATCGTCGTCGCGTTCCAGCCGCACCGGTACACGCGCACCGCATACCTGCGCGACGCGTTCACCGAGTCGCTGCGCGGCGCCGACCGCGTCGTGCTCGCGCCGATCTATGCGGCGTCGGAAGCGCCGATCCCCGAGATCTCGGAGCGCTCGATCGGCGAGCCGCTCGCCGCGAGCGGGACGCCGGTCAGCTACGTCGCCGACGTCGAGGAGCTGCTCGACGTGATCCCGCACGAAGCGCCGGACGGCGCCCTCGTGCTGATGCTCGGCGCCGGCTCGATCTCGGGCGTCGCGCATCGCCTCGGCGAGCGCGTCGCCGCCGCGCTCGCGCGGTGA
- the ftsW gene encoding putative lipid II flippase FtsW has product MLGSASVAPRARGRERERGRERTLRIALRPPDALLLGAAAFLVAIGLVMVFSASSVTAYASYHDNAFYLKRQLAYLGAGIVFGYLAYRIDYRKLRALAPGTVILAVVLLVLTLIPHVGFATGGARRWLGFHALSFQPSEFAKLALVLFLAAKLAQLGEGVLSLSKGVAPAFFVTFLLAVPIFLEPDMGTASLLIFTAFAMIFVAGARFEHLVMVTLALLPAVAVAVGSSAYKRARVFAFLNPWKDAQNTGFHIVQSLLALGSGGVIGLGLGASRQKYFYLPEAHTDFIFAVLGEELGLLGGLVVIALFVLFAVRAITLAQKAPDRFGMMLALGCTFLIVIQAFINIGVVTGSWPVTGVPLPFISFGGTSLVVSLVAVGLIANVGRCRALP; this is encoded by the coding sequence GTGCTCGGTAGCGCCAGCGTCGCGCCCCGCGCGCGGGGGCGCGAACGCGAACGCGGCCGGGAGCGCACGCTGCGGATCGCGCTGCGCCCGCCCGACGCGCTGCTGCTCGGCGCGGCCGCGTTCCTGGTCGCGATCGGCCTGGTCATGGTGTTCAGCGCGTCGAGCGTGACCGCGTACGCGAGCTATCACGACAACGCGTTCTATCTCAAGCGTCAGCTCGCGTATCTCGGCGCCGGGATCGTCTTCGGCTACCTCGCGTACCGCATCGACTACCGCAAGCTCCGGGCGCTCGCGCCGGGGACGGTGATCCTCGCCGTCGTCCTGCTCGTCCTCACGCTGATCCCGCACGTCGGCTTCGCGACCGGCGGCGCGCGGCGCTGGCTCGGCTTTCACGCGCTCTCGTTTCAGCCCTCGGAGTTCGCGAAGCTGGCGCTGGTGCTGTTCCTCGCCGCGAAGCTCGCCCAGCTCGGCGAGGGCGTCCTCTCGCTCTCGAAAGGTGTCGCGCCGGCGTTCTTCGTGACGTTTCTGCTCGCGGTGCCGATCTTTCTCGAGCCCGACATGGGAACGGCGTCGCTGCTGATCTTCACGGCGTTCGCGATGATCTTCGTCGCCGGCGCCCGCTTCGAGCACCTCGTCATGGTCACGCTGGCGCTGCTCCCGGCCGTCGCCGTCGCCGTCGGCTCGTCGGCGTACAAGCGCGCGCGCGTGTTCGCGTTTCTCAACCCGTGGAAAGACGCGCAGAACACGGGATTCCACATCGTGCAGTCACTGCTCGCGCTGGGAAGCGGCGGCGTGATCGGCTTGGGCCTCGGCGCGTCGCGGCAGAAGTATTTCTATCTCCCCGAAGCCCACACCGACTTCATCTTCGCGGTGCTCGGTGAGGAGTTGGGTCTGCTCGGCGGCCTGGTGGTGATCGCGCTCTTCGTCCTCTTCGCGGTCCGCGCGATCACGCTCGCGCAGAAGGCGCCCGACCGTTTCGGGATGATGCTTGCGCTCGGATGCACGTTCCTGATCGTGATCCAGGCGTTCATCAACATCGGCGTCGTCACCGGCTCGTGGCCGGTCACCGGGGTGCCGCTCCCGTTCATCTCGTTCGGCGGGACGTCGCTGGTGGTCTCGCTCGTCGCGGTCGGGCTGATCGCGAACGTCGGCCGCTGCCGCGCCCTGCCGTGA
- a CDS encoding D-alanine--D-alanine ligase family protein, whose translation MKVAVVMGGPSAEREVSIQSGTGVMRALAALGHDARSLDFDGRFVEAIREIAPDVVFNALHGPGGEDGTIQGILEWMGIPFTGSGIAACAVAMDKHLTKKLLAAEGLPTPAWDVFDLTGGTLPLLPGSLNLPLVVKPRASGSSAGVVIVKSHEAWSKAVLAASTRTPEVLAEEFVPGREFSCGVLGEEALPVVEIVPSDEFYSYDAKYKPGGSRHLIPAPIDHDLTSRLQTLALSVHRLLGLRDYSRTDFIVTKEGRPTILEINALPGMTPTSLLPEEALSAGISYEALVERLVQHALARATELQVG comes from the coding sequence TTGAAGGTCGCCGTGGTGATGGGTGGTCCGAGCGCGGAACGCGAGGTGTCGATCCAAAGCGGCACCGGCGTGATGCGCGCGCTCGCCGCGCTCGGCCACGATGCACGTTCGCTCGACTTCGACGGCCGCTTCGTCGAAGCGATTCGCGAGATCGCGCCGGACGTCGTCTTCAACGCGCTGCACGGACCGGGCGGCGAAGACGGCACGATCCAAGGGATCCTCGAGTGGATGGGGATTCCGTTCACCGGCAGCGGGATCGCCGCGTGCGCGGTCGCGATGGACAAGCACCTCACGAAGAAGCTGCTCGCCGCCGAGGGCCTGCCGACGCCCGCCTGGGACGTCTTCGATCTCACCGGCGGGACGCTGCCGCTGCTGCCGGGTTCGCTGAATCTGCCGTTGGTGGTGAAACCGCGCGCGAGCGGTTCGAGTGCGGGCGTGGTGATCGTGAAGTCGCACGAAGCGTGGTCGAAGGCGGTGCTCGCCGCATCGACGCGCACGCCCGAGGTGCTGGCCGAGGAGTTCGTGCCGGGGCGCGAGTTCTCGTGCGGCGTGCTCGGTGAAGAAGCGCTGCCGGTCGTCGAGATCGTGCCTAGCGACGAGTTCTATTCGTACGACGCGAAGTACAAGCCGGGCGGCTCGCGCCATCTCATCCCGGCGCCGATCGATCACGATCTCACCTCGCGTCTGCAGACGCTCGCGCTCTCGGTGCATCGCCTGCTGGGCCTGCGCGATTACTCGCGCACCGACTTCATCGTCACCAAAGAAGGGCGTCCGACGATCCTCGAGATCAACGCGCTCCCCGGGATGACGCCGACCAGCCTCCTCCCCGAAGAAGCGTTGAGCGCCGGCATCTCCTACGAAGCGCTGGTGGAACGCCTCGTGCAGCACGCCCTCGCCCGCGCAACCGAACTGCAAGTCGGCTGA
- a CDS encoding NAD(P)H-quinone oxidoreductase — MIPATTTAIAIERPGGPHVLVSKEIPLPPLGDDDVLISVAAAGVNRPDVFQRLGAYPPPPGASPIPGLEVAGTIAARGARVTEFAVGDQVCALLSGGGYAAHAVAPAAQCLPIPRGVSMVEAAALPETTFTVWVNVFERARLQRGESLLVHGGASGIGTTAIQIAKARGARVFATAGGAEKRAVCERLGAERCVDYRDEDFVAVVREATGGRGVDVVLDIVGGEYTPRNLDVLAMDGRLTQVGTMRDAHAEVNLGIVMRKRLWITGSLLRPRSVAEKGAIAQAVLAEVWPLIESGAYRPVIDTTFPLERAADAHRRIDAGDHIGKIVLTISR; from the coding sequence ATGATCCCCGCCACGACGACTGCGATCGCGATCGAGCGGCCCGGCGGACCCCATGTCCTGGTTTCCAAGGAGATTCCGCTCCCGCCGCTCGGCGACGACGACGTCCTCATCTCCGTGGCAGCGGCGGGCGTCAACCGGCCCGATGTGTTTCAGCGGCTCGGCGCCTATCCGCCGCCGCCCGGCGCCTCGCCGATCCCGGGGCTGGAAGTTGCGGGGACGATCGCGGCGCGCGGCGCGCGCGTGACCGAGTTCGCCGTCGGCGACCAGGTGTGCGCGCTGCTCTCGGGCGGGGGCTACGCGGCGCACGCAGTCGCGCCCGCGGCGCAATGTCTGCCGATTCCGCGCGGCGTCAGCATGGTCGAAGCGGCGGCGCTTCCGGAGACGACGTTCACGGTATGGGTGAACGTGTTCGAGCGCGCGCGCCTGCAGCGCGGCGAGTCGCTTCTCGTGCACGGCGGCGCGAGCGGGATCGGGACGACGGCGATCCAGATCGCGAAGGCGCGCGGCGCGCGCGTGTTCGCGACGGCGGGCGGTGCCGAGAAGCGCGCGGTGTGCGAACGGCTCGGAGCGGAACGCTGCGTCGACTATCGCGACGAAGACTTCGTCGCCGTCGTGCGCGAGGCGACCGGCGGCCGGGGTGTCGACGTCGTGCTCGACATCGTCGGCGGCGAATACACGCCGCGCAACCTCGACGTTCTCGCGATGGACGGACGGCTCACGCAAGTCGGCACGATGCGCGACGCGCACGCCGAGGTGAACCTGGGCATCGTGATGCGCAAGCGGCTCTGGATCACGGGTTCGCTGCTGCGCCCGCGCAGCGTCGCCGAAAAAGGTGCGATTGCGCAAGCGGTGCTCGCCGAGGTGTGGCCGCTGATCGAAAGCGGCGCCTACCGCCCCGTCATCGACACGACGTTCCCGCTGGAACGCGCCGCCGACGCCCACCGCCGCATCGACGCCGGCGACCACATCGGAAAAATCGTCCTGACCATCTCACGCTGA
- the murB gene encoding UDP-N-acetylmuramate dehydrogenase yields MKTVRLLDDGDRDALRERFGERARFAQPLAPFTWWKIGGPADALVDVESAEELAFVLLRVRKRRLPMFVLGSGSNLLVGDGGIRGIVLRLEGEFSTLDVRAENGTVIAAAGGSASLPALCAQVATLGGIGVDGLAGIPATVGGAIRMNAGTDREIGEFAREVIVQAPARPEPHRVDVGWRYRQTSLPRDAIVARAELRFERGDAAAVRERLQSRLVRRKATQPVAIPNSGSCFRNPEGDHAGRLIEAAGAKGWREGGAEVSPLHANFIVNTGGASARDVATLLTRVRRAVQDEFGVELHLEVHLVGEFH; encoded by the coding sequence GTGAAGACGGTCCGGCTCCTCGACGACGGCGACCGCGACGCGCTGCGCGAACGGTTCGGCGAGCGCGCGCGCTTCGCGCAGCCGCTCGCGCCGTTCACCTGGTGGAAGATCGGCGGCCCGGCCGACGCGCTCGTCGACGTCGAGAGCGCTGAGGAGCTCGCGTTCGTCCTGCTCCGCGTCCGCAAGCGGCGGCTGCCGATGTTCGTGCTCGGATCGGGTTCGAATCTGCTGGTCGGCGACGGCGGGATCCGCGGGATCGTGCTCCGGCTCGAAGGCGAGTTCTCGACGCTCGACGTGCGCGCGGAGAACGGGACGGTGATCGCGGCCGCCGGCGGGAGCGCGTCGCTCCCGGCGCTGTGCGCGCAGGTGGCGACCCTCGGCGGGATCGGCGTCGACGGTTTGGCGGGGATCCCCGCGACGGTCGGCGGCGCGATCCGCATGAACGCCGGGACCGATCGCGAGATCGGCGAGTTCGCGCGCGAGGTGATCGTGCAGGCCCCGGCGCGCCCGGAGCCGCACCGCGTCGACGTCGGCTGGCGCTACCGGCAGACGTCGCTGCCGCGTGACGCGATCGTCGCGCGCGCCGAGCTGCGGTTCGAACGCGGCGACGCGGCCGCGGTGCGCGAGCGCCTGCAGTCGCGCCTGGTGCGGCGCAAGGCGACCCAGCCCGTCGCGATCCCGAACTCCGGGTCGTGCTTCCGCAACCCCGAGGGCGATCACGCCGGACGCCTGATCGAAGCCGCCGGCGCCAAGGGCTGGCGCGAAGGCGGGGCCGAAGTGTCGCCGCTCCACGCCAACTTCATCGTGAACACCGGCGGCGCGTCGGCGCGGGACGTCGCGACGCTCCTGACGCGCGTGCGCCGCGCGGTCCAGGATGAGTTCGGCGTCGAGCTCCATCTCGAAGTGCATCTCGTCGGAGAATTTCATTGA